GGTGAAGTCCGCGACCCACCACTGGTCCGGCCGGGTCGGCGCCGCCCAGTCCCGGTTGATCAGGTCCGCCGGCCGGGGCCGGTCGTCGGCGGCGCGGCGGCGGGTCGTCGTGGTGCGGTGGTCGCCGCGGCGCACACCCCGCAGCCCGGCGATGGTCATCAATCGGGCGACCTGGTCCCGGCCGACCAAGTGCCCTTCCTGGGTCATCAGATGCCACATCTTGCGCACCCCGTACAGGCCGTGGTGCTCACGGTGCAGGTCGATGACGGTGTTGACCAGCTCCGCCTCGGCCCGCAGCGCAGGGCTGACCGGCCGGCGGCGGTGCGCGTAGTAGCTGCTCGGGGCGATCGGCATGGCGTGCTCGGACAACACCCGGCAGATCGGCTCGACCCCGAAACGATGCTTGTGCGCGTCGATGTAGGCGCAGATCACTTGAGTCGGCGGTCGAGCTCCGCCGCTGCGAAAAACGCCGAAGCGGTGCGCAGGATTTCGTTTGCACGGCGTAGTTCGGCCACCTCCCGGCGCAGCCGGACCAACTCGGTGTGCTCGTCGCTGGTGGTGCCCGGCCGCACGCCGGCGTCGATCTCGGACCGCTCGATCCACCCCCGGAGGGTCTCGGATTTCACGTCGATCAGCGCGCCAATCTGCCGGCGGGCCTCGATCGCCGACTCGGCCGGATGCGCGGATCGGCGTTCCCGGTACATCCGCACTGCACGGTCACGGGTCTCCTGGTCGTACTGGCGTGGTGCTGGCATGGCTCGATTCTCCTTGCGAGATCAGAGCCTGCAGCAGATCCAGGACATCTCAAGGACGCTCCTGAATAACGGTCACTTGTGGGTTCGGGAGTTCGCTTTGGGACAGTGGGAGCGTTCGCGCGTGATCGGGCTGTCAGGCGTGGTCCTGAGTCGTCGCCCGGCCCTGGATGATTCTCCTGACTGATCGGAGGGACGGGCCGTTGCTCACGGCCCGGTGAGGTCTCGTGCCGGCCGGTCAGGCCGGTGCAATGGTCCACGTCCCGCTCACCCGCGTCAGCCCGAGGGTGAGCATTCGCCTGAGGTTGATCGCAGCGGCGCGGTGGTGCCACCAGTGGTCGTTCTTGGCGACGCCGCGGTAGCGGACTTTGCGGTTGCCGCGGACCAGCCAGGAGATCGATCGTTCGACCATCGGCCGGTGCCGTCGGTAGACCTGTTGGAAGTCCTCGGTTTCCGCTTGTCGACGGGCCGCCCTGAGCAGGCTTTCGTACTCGGTCAGCTTCAGCGATCGACCGGCGTCGCTGGTCGTGCATTGGGCCCGGAGCGGGCAGCCGCGGCAAGCCGCTCCGAAGGTGACGGACCATTGCGCGGTGATCGACCGGGTCACCCCGTTCGGGCAGGTGGCCGTCCTGGCCTCGGGGTCGACGGTGAAGTCGTCCAGGGTGAACCCGCCCGGCACGGCCGACCGCAGCGGGAACGGCTTGATCAACGCGATGTGCCCGGCATGGTCCAGTTCGGCCCGCGCGGATCCCGATCCGTACGCCGAATCGGCCAGCACGTGCAGCTTTTCGGTCTCCTGTGCCAGCAAGGTGGGTCCAACCTCGGCGTCGCTGTTGCCGCGTCCGCTGGCCATGGTCACCGCGCAGGCGGTGACCAGACCGGTGTCGGGTTCGACCGCGATGTGTGCCTTGAACCCGTCCTGCCGCCGGTGGACGGTCTTGTGGGCGTGCCGCGCCTCCGGGTCCACGGTGGAGATCACCCGGTCCGGGGCGACCCGCTGCGCGATCCGCCACCGTCCGTCGGTGCCGTCCGAGCCCTCGACCGGTTCCACGTCCTGCCCGGCGACCAACGCCAAGAGGGCGACCGCGTCCGCCGCCTTCGGTCCGAGCTCCTGGTCGGGCAGGTGTCCCAGCACCCGATGCGCGTCGGTGACCAGCGCATCGACAAGGGCCTCGCGGGCCTGCTGATCGTTCCAGGCGATCGCCGGTTTGCCCGGGTCGTCATAGTCGTGAGCCGAGCAGTGCTCGCCGACGACCTCGGCGGCGCCGGGTACCTCGCGGCGGACCCGGCGGATCGCCGCGATCAACTGGGTGACCGTGTCCTGGGTGGCGACCGCGTCGTCCAGGATCGTGGAATCCAACGCTCGCCTGCTCTTTCCAGCCAGCACCCCGGTCTGGTCCACGACCTGGCGGACCGCGTCGAAGATCCGGTTCGGCGACTGCGAAGCGGCCAGCCGACGCCGCCAGTACGTCAATGTCGTGGCATGGAACGCCGCAGCGGTCACCGGTAACCCGCACGCTGCCTTCCACCGCAGATCGAACGTCACCGAGTCCACCGTGTCCGCGTCGGACAGGCCGTGCAGAGCCTGCAGCACAATCACCGACGCCATCACGTCGGCCGGCACTGACGGGCGGCCCCGACCCGACGGAAACAGATCCGCGAACATGCCGTCCGGGAACACCTCCCGACGGTGCGCGGCCAGAAACGCGAACACGCTGCCCGGCTTGAGCAGCCCACCGACTACCGACTCGGCATCCAACAACTCACGCTGATCCCGCGACCGACCCTGCACACCAAGATCATCCCGAACCCACAAGATCAACAGGGGCCGACATACGGATAATTCAGGAGCGTCCTAGACTCCGCGCCCGCAACGACGGGGAGCGTGCGAAGGGGATCGTGGGCCGGGCGGACCGGCGCTCGGCCCGCCCGCTCTGGTCTAGCCTGCGACGATGCACCGGATCTTCACCACCAGCGTCGCCTCGGTCTACCCGCACTATGTGGCCAAGGTGGAGCGCAAGGGGCGGACCAAGGCCGAACTGGACGAGGCGATCGGCTGGCTCACCGGCTTCGACGAGGCCCAGCTACAGCACCACCTGGACGCCGGGACAACGTTCCAGGAGTTCTTCGCCGGCGCCCGGCTCAACCCCCATGCCTCACTGATCACCGGAACGGTCTGCGGCGTGCGGGTCCAGGACGTGCCGGACCCGCTGATGCGCCAGATCCGGTACCTGGACAAGCTGGTGGACGAGATCGCCAAGGGCAAGGCGATGGACAAGGTGCTTCGCGGCGGCCCGTCCCGGGCCGGGTCGACCGGCTGATCGGCGCGGAGTGGGCCGAGCAGGACCTATGGCCGTGGTCGATCCGGCCGGTGCGGTCCACCCTGAGGGGCGGACGGCTTCGCGGCGGCCGACGGGGGTGATGCGGGATGGCTGGCTCACCGGCTCCCACCCGTCCGGGGTCCGACGGCCGGGTCGTCGCCGACGACATCGGTCCGGCGTCGCGGGAGACCCACAGCGGTGTGGTGCTGCTGCTGGGTGAGCGCGCCTACAAGTTCAAGAAGCCGATCGATCTGGGATTCCTGGACTTTCGCAGCGTCCCGGCGCGGGCCGAGTGCTGCCGGCGGGAGGTGGAGCTCAATCGACGGCTCGCGCCGGACGTCTATCTGGGTCTCGGGCGGCTGAGCGGCCCCACCGGCGGGCCCGACGAACCCACCGTCGTGATGCGCCGGATGCCCGAGCGCACCCGGCTGACGACACTGGTGCGCGACGGCGCCGAGCTGACCGCCGTCATGGACCGGATCGCCCGGATGATGGCCACCTTCCACGCCACCGCCCGGCGTGCGCCCGAGATCGACGCCGCGGCCCGGCCGCCGGCCATCCTGCGGCGTTGGGAGTCCACCTTCGCCGACGTGCGGCGGGACTCCACGACGGTGCTGGCGGCCGCCGACGTCGACCGGGCCGACCACCTCGTGCACGAGTTCCTGATCGGCCGCGACCGGTTGTTCCAGGACCGGATCCGGCAAGGCCGGATCGTCGACGGCCACGGGGACCTGTTGTGCGACGACATCTTCTGCCTGCCCGACGGGCCCCGGGTGCTGGACTGCCTGGAATTCGACGATCGGTTGCGCTTCGTCGACGGTCTGGACGATATCGCCTTCCTGGCCATGGATCTGGAGCATCTGGGAGCTCTGTCGCTGGCCCGGCTGCTCGTCGACCGGTACACCGATTACGCGGCCGACCCGGCACCGGGGTCACTGTGGCATCACTACCTCGCCTACCGGGCGTACGTCCGGGTCAAGGTGGCGTGCTGCGCCATCGACAGGGCGACCCGGACGCGGCGGCTCAGGCGCGATCGCTGGCCGCATTGGCCGGCGAGCACCTGCGTGCGGGCCGGGTCCACCTGATCCTGATCGGCGGCCTGCCGGGCAGCGGCAAGAGCACGGTGGCGGCCAGCACCGCGGACCTGCTCTCGGCGGTGTTGATCTCCAGCGACGTCACCCGGCAGGCCGCCGCTGCGGGGGAGGGGGTGCTGACCGCCGCCGCGTCGGCGGCGTACCGTCGCGGCCGCTACGACCGGCCGCATCTCGCGCGCACCTACGGCGAGCTCCTGCGGCGGGCCGAGCTGTGCCTGGGCGCGGGGGACACGGTGGTGGTGGACGCCTCGTTCACCCAGGCCGGCTACCGGGCCGCCGCCGCGGAGGTCGCCGCGCGCACCCACGCCGATCTGGTGCCGATGTCCTGCCAGGCGCCCACAGCCGTGCGCAACGACCGGCTCCGTCGACGCCCACCCGGCCCCTCCGAAGCCACCCCGGAGATCGCCGAGCGGATGGCCCGGG
This genomic window from Nakamurella multipartita DSM 44233 contains:
- a CDS encoding IS3 family transposase (programmed frameshift); the protein is MPAPRQYDQETRDRAVRMYRERRSAHPAESAIEARRQIGALIDVKSETLRGWIERSEIDAGVRPGTTSDEHTELVRLRREVAELRRANEILRTASAFFGSGGARPPTQVICAYIDAHKHRFGVEPICRVLSEHAMPIAPSSYYAHRRRPVSPALRAEAELVNTVIDLHREHHGLYGVRKMWHLMTQEGHLVGRDQVARLMTIAGLRGVRRGDHRTTTTRRRAADDRPRPADLINRDWAAPTRPDQWWVADFTYVWTPAGFCYVSFVVDVYSRRILGWRVASSMTTALVAAALDQALFTRRRTDTRFTSTGLVHHSDAGSQYTSIAYTTALVDAGIAPSIGSVGDALDNALMESTIGLYKTELIDRHQRSWPSPQQVETATAGWVHWFNTRRLHSSIDYLPPVTYEQLYRQQTSTPTGKAA
- a CDS encoding IS1182-like element ISNml3 family transposase — protein: MQGRSRDQRELLDAESVVGGLLKPGSVFAFLAAHRREVFPDGMFADLFPSGRGRPSVPADVMASVIVLQALHGLSDADTVDSVTFDLRWKAACGLPVTAAAFHATTLTYWRRRLAASQSPNRIFDAVRQVVDQTGVLAGKSRRALDSTILDDAVATQDTVTQLIAAIRRVRREVPGAAEVVGEHCSAHDYDDPGKPAIAWNDQQAREALVDALVTDAHRVLGHLPDQELGPKAADAVALLALVAGQDVEPVEGSDGTDGRWRIAQRVAPDRVISTVDPEARHAHKTVHRRQDGFKAHIAVEPDTGLVTACAVTMASGRGNSDAEVGPTLLAQETEKLHVLADSAYGSGSARAELDHAGHIALIKPFPLRSAVPGGFTLDDFTVDPEARTATCPNGVTRSITAQWSVTFGAACRGCPLRAQCTTSDAGRSLKLTEYESLLRAARRQAETEDFQQVYRRHRPMVERSISWLVRGNRKVRYRGVAKNDHWWHHRAAAINLRRMLTLGLTRVSGTWTIAPA
- a CDS encoding DUF2200 domain-containing protein, whose amino-acid sequence is MHRIFTTSVASVYPHYVAKVERKGRTKAELDEAIGWLTGFDEAQLQHHLDAGTTFQEFFAGARLNPHASLITGTVCGVRVQDVPDPLMRQIRYLDKLVDEIAKGKAMDKVLRGGPSRAGSTG
- a CDS encoding AAA family ATPase, which gives rise to MLRHRQGDPDAAAQARSLAALAGEHLRAGRVHLILIGGLPGSGKSTVAASTADLLSAVLISSDVTRQAAAAGEGVLTAAASAAYRRGRYDRPHLARTYGELLRRAELCLGAGDTVVVDASFTQAGYRAAAAEVAARTHADLVPMSCQAPTAVRNDRLRRRPPGPSEATPEIAERMARDEDPWPDAIVVDTAGSIDDTMRRVRQIVGPPVGTFDHSPGPPARAGSRSQGR